A window of Streptomyces gilvosporeus contains these coding sequences:
- a CDS encoding serine/threonine-protein kinase has translation MDGKEGRLLAGRYRLADVLGRGGMGTVWRARDEVLGRTVAVKELRFPGGVEEDEKRRLITRTLREAKAIARIRNNGAVTVYDVVDEDDRPWIVMELVEGRSLAELVRDDGPLAPRRAAEVGLAILDVLRAAHSEGILHRDVKPSNVLMSDDGRVVLTDFGIAQVEGDPSVTSTGMLVGAPSYISPERARGHKPGPPADMWSLGGLLYACVEGHPPYDKGSAIATLTAVMTEPVEPPKSAGALEDVIYGLLVKDPAGRLDDAGARALLLEVVHGPQETEPEPPADATRAMALPTVPGERTAKPRATKPKAPAKQSAKTAAKAAPKAKEPRKPKEKAAGAAGAGAGAGTGGKAGAAAKPAAAGSGSAAGASSSSGSSAASSSSSASGAGAAAASEKSAARPGNKPATRKPAGSGRTDASDAASASASGTRTAADDRPAARPGFDADTAKDRVRGALQSVRNAAAAARSESRPGDGERPVPRASVTDVVPRRTLIIAAVVVVLLVLGTILAIALSGGDTANGADAAKNGKARHSARLKDAKGTPDASTGDPGDDQSGQSGAQSPGPGAGDGKGGDQGGANGGGKDGGKGGKALPAGFAPVSNGRFHFTAAMPDGFTQTGTAGEGSGAIYSSGGGFPRIQIDYNAKPGTDAAASWRDLERTVSRSTPGYHLLGIKTVQWRGYPTVADWSFTYKKDGQTLRVLDRGFRADDQHGYAIMITCRADAWSDKECRQLRDTAFRTFAVKD, from the coding sequence ATGGACGGCAAGGAGGGCAGGCTGCTCGCCGGCCGGTACCGGCTCGCCGATGTTCTCGGCCGGGGCGGCATGGGCACCGTCTGGCGGGCCCGCGACGAGGTCCTCGGCCGTACGGTGGCGGTCAAGGAACTGCGCTTCCCCGGCGGGGTCGAGGAGGACGAGAAGCGCCGCCTGATCACCCGCACGCTGCGTGAGGCCAAGGCGATCGCCCGGATCCGCAACAACGGCGCGGTGACGGTCTATGACGTCGTCGACGAGGACGACCGGCCGTGGATCGTGATGGAGCTGGTCGAGGGCCGCTCCCTGGCCGAGCTCGTCCGCGACGACGGCCCGCTCGCCCCGCGCCGCGCCGCCGAGGTGGGCCTGGCGATCCTCGACGTACTGCGCGCCGCGCACAGCGAGGGCATCCTGCACCGCGATGTGAAGCCGTCCAACGTCCTGATGTCCGACGACGGCCGCGTCGTCCTCACCGACTTCGGCATCGCCCAGGTCGAGGGCGACCCCTCCGTGACCTCCACCGGCATGCTCGTCGGCGCGCCCTCGTACATCTCCCCGGAGCGGGCCCGCGGCCACAAGCCCGGCCCGCCCGCCGACATGTGGTCGCTGGGCGGTCTGCTGTACGCCTGCGTCGAGGGCCATCCGCCGTACGACAAGGGCTCGGCGATCGCCACGCTGACGGCGGTGATGACCGAGCCGGTCGAGCCGCCCAAGAGCGCCGGTGCGCTGGAGGACGTCATCTACGGCCTGCTGGTCAAGGACCCGGCCGGCCGGCTCGACGACGCGGGCGCGCGGGCGCTGCTGCTGGAGGTCGTGCACGGCCCCCAGGAGACCGAGCCCGAGCCGCCGGCGGATGCGACGCGGGCGATGGCGCTGCCGACGGTGCCGGGGGAGCGGACGGCCAAGCCCCGGGCGACGAAGCCGAAGGCACCGGCCAAGCAGAGCGCCAAGACCGCGGCGAAGGCCGCGCCGAAGGCCAAGGAGCCGCGCAAGCCGAAGGAGAAGGCCGCGGGAGCGGCCGGGGCCGGGGCCGGGGCCGGAACCGGCGGGAAGGCGGGCGCCGCCGCCAAGCCGGCTGCCGCGGGATCGGGCTCGGCTGCGGGGGCGTCCTCGTCCTCCGGATCGTCCGCTGCCTCGTCCTCGTCCTCGGCATCGGGAGCCGGCGCGGCCGCCGCGTCGGAGAAGTCCGCGGCCCGCCCCGGCAACAAGCCGGCGACCCGTAAGCCCGCCGGATCCGGCCGTACGGACGCATCCGACGCGGCCTCCGCCTCCGCCTCCGGCACGCGCACCGCGGCCGACGACCGTCCCGCGGCCCGCCCCGGTTTCGACGCCGACACCGCCAAGGACCGGGTGCGCGGCGCGCTCCAGTCCGTCCGCAACGCCGCCGCCGCGGCCCGCAGCGAGTCCAGACCCGGCGACGGGGAACGACCCGTTCCGCGTGCCTCGGTGACCGACGTCGTACCGCGCCGCACGCTGATCATCGCCGCCGTGGTCGTCGTTCTGCTGGTCCTCGGCACGATCCTGGCCATCGCGCTCAGCGGAGGCGATACGGCCAACGGCGCCGACGCCGCCAAGAACGGCAAGGCCCGCCACAGCGCCCGCCTGAAGGACGCCAAGGGCACGCCGGATGCGTCCACGGGCGATCCCGGGGACGACCAGTCCGGCCAGTCGGGAGCGCAGTCGCCGGGCCCCGGCGCGGGTGACGGCAAGGGCGGCGACCAGGGCGGCGCCAACGGGGGTGGCAAGGACGGCGGCAAGGGCGGCAAGGCCCTGCCGGCCGGCTTCGCGCCCGTCTCCAACGGCCGTTTCCACTTCACCGCCGCCATGCCCGACGGCTTCACCCAGACCGGCACCGCGGGCGAGGGCTCCGGCGCCATATACAGCTCCGGGGGCGGCTTCCCGCGCATCCAGATCGACTACAACGCCAAGCCGGGCACCGATGCGGCCGCCTCATGGCGCGATCTGGAGCGGACCGTGAGCCGTTCCACCCCCGGCTACCACCTCCTCGGCATCAAGACCGTCCAGTGGCGGGGGTATCCGACCGTCGCGGACTGGTCGTTCACCTACAAGAAGGACGGCCAGACGCTGCGCGTCCTCGACCGAGGCTTCCGGGCCGACGACCAGCACGGCTACGCGATCATGATCACGTGCCGGGCCGACGCCTGGTCGGACAAGGAGTGCCGGCAGCTGCGCGACACGGCCTTCCGGACCTTCGCCGTGAAGGACTGA
- a CDS encoding protein kinase: MDEYAGRVLAERYRLPLRPPGEDDVVETRAFDTYSGQEVLLRQVPLPEVVEAEFLGGPETPAGTVGPTGAGTGAADRSPGDPVVRRALDAATAAARLPDHPLLDQVFDVFAQDGSLWIVGELIRARPLSALLVEGPLSPHRAAEIAADVLTALRALHAHGWLHRNITARTVLVCDDGRAVLTGLAVGAAQEALCGYDVIPGDDTSEALAAAHPEPADLPAPRRAPHGENGLEAEPGDGPGADLGGEPGVRLTKTAPTGLAAERAGQTRLQIVGPVTERWAPEQTGWIDGREWSEGEWTEGEWPEAEEPEPEAGEPLTDLPRPRVPDSPLPDPHPVGPQLADTSDQLGPAAPGSATPGPAPATDLWAVGALLFRSVQGHAPFPEESAAELARLVRSQPPAPAPADVCGEDLPPLIAALLRRDPARRPGIEELRDRLRALIRMAPEPEVGRSLVTVPALEQGGDPRRLPIVRRRGELVRRGRRKKDRLRQEQQPRRPQTGRPAAPPQAAPVPRPRPPRATKPPKPPKPLRRQAMAKPPRSARSSGQSSLRGDLSEDQQLLVQVGLETSARQSRSAWDEDDARPPGGRGPRHLGRLLLALVMVLLVGAVAFVMVFLPKSGEEAQGGPGGSQGTGVSGAASGGTQAPTDGQGTSQGQDQGQDGGPGGTQAPRPTPPVAPGYTLRNDPEGFQVAVRQGAQRRAKNAQGQVRYLDGDYELLIVPGRDTTAHFGADPMAYQLDKEGELAPSRASGWSSSSGLRRVDVGKTAMAEGTFTWSDSSGRKVYVRNLAMIHNGRYHLVLVIGPDTDRREVDRRYEQATSTYDPR, from the coding sequence GTGGACGAGTACGCGGGAAGGGTGCTCGCCGAGCGCTACCGCCTGCCGCTGCGGCCCCCGGGTGAGGACGACGTCGTCGAGACCCGCGCCTTCGACACCTACAGCGGGCAGGAGGTGCTGCTGCGTCAGGTGCCGTTGCCGGAGGTCGTGGAGGCGGAGTTCCTCGGCGGTCCCGAGACGCCGGCCGGCACCGTCGGGCCCACGGGGGCGGGCACCGGGGCGGCCGACCGCAGCCCCGGCGATCCCGTCGTACGCCGCGCCCTCGATGCCGCGACCGCGGCCGCGCGGCTGCCCGACCACCCCCTCCTCGACCAGGTCTTCGACGTCTTCGCCCAGGACGGCAGCCTGTGGATCGTCGGCGAACTCATCCGCGCCCGCCCGCTGTCCGCGCTGCTCGTCGAAGGCCCGCTGAGCCCGCACCGCGCCGCGGAGATCGCCGCCGACGTCCTCACCGCCCTGCGCGCCCTGCACGCCCACGGCTGGCTCCACCGCAACATCACCGCCCGTACGGTCCTGGTCTGCGACGACGGGCGGGCCGTCCTGACGGGCCTGGCGGTGGGCGCGGCCCAGGAGGCGCTGTGCGGCTACGACGTCATCCCGGGCGATGACACATCCGAGGCCCTCGCCGCGGCGCACCCCGAACCCGCCGACCTGCCCGCGCCGCGCCGCGCGCCGCACGGGGAGAACGGCCTTGAAGCCGAGCCGGGGGACGGGCCCGGTGCCGACCTTGGGGGCGAGCCCGGCGTGCGGCTCACCAAGACCGCGCCCACGGGGCTGGCCGCCGAGCGCGCGGGGCAGACGCGACTCCAGATCGTCGGCCCGGTCACGGAACGGTGGGCGCCAGAGCAGACGGGGTGGATCGATGGGCGCGAGTGGTCCGAGGGCGAGTGGACCGAGGGCGAGTGGCCCGAGGCGGAGGAACCGGAACCCGAGGCCGGGGAGCCGCTGACGGACCTCCCCCGGCCGCGCGTCCCGGACTCCCCCCTTCCGGACCCCCATCCGGTCGGCCCTCAACTCGCCGACACGTCAGACCAGTTGGGCCCCGCCGCCCCCGGTTCGGCCACCCCCGGCCCCGCCCCCGCCACCGACCTCTGGGCGGTCGGCGCCCTCCTCTTCCGTTCCGTGCAGGGCCACGCCCCCTTCCCCGAGGAGAGTGCCGCCGAGCTGGCCCGGCTGGTCCGTTCGCAGCCCCCCGCCCCCGCCCCCGCCGACGTCTGCGGTGAGGACCTGCCGCCGCTGATCGCCGCGCTCCTCCGCCGGGACCCCGCCCGGCGCCCCGGTATCGAGGAGCTGCGCGACCGGCTGCGCGCGCTGATCCGTATGGCACCGGAGCCGGAGGTCGGCCGCAGCCTGGTCACCGTTCCGGCGCTGGAGCAGGGCGGCGACCCGCGGCGGCTGCCGATCGTGCGGCGCCGCGGCGAGCTGGTCCGCCGGGGCCGGCGCAAGAAGGACCGCCTCCGCCAGGAGCAGCAGCCGCGGCGGCCGCAGACGGGGCGGCCCGCCGCGCCGCCGCAGGCCGCCCCCGTACCCCGCCCGCGTCCGCCCCGCGCCACGAAGCCGCCGAAACCGCCGAAGCCGCTTCGCCGGCAGGCGATGGCCAAGCCGCCGCGATCTGCCCGGAGTTCGGGGCAGTCGTCGTTGCGGGGCGATCTCTCCGAGGACCAGCAGCTGCTCGTCCAGGTGGGCCTGGAGACGTCCGCCCGGCAGTCGCGGTCGGCCTGGGACGAGGACGACGCCCGGCCCCCGGGTGGCCGCGGCCCGCGCCATCTCGGCCGCCTGCTGCTCGCCCTGGTCATGGTCCTGCTGGTGGGTGCCGTCGCCTTCGTCATGGTCTTCCTGCCCAAGTCCGGCGAGGAGGCCCAGGGCGGGCCGGGCGGTTCGCAGGGTACGGGCGTCTCCGGCGCGGCATCCGGCGGCACCCAGGCCCCCACCGACGGCCAGGGCACCAGCCAGGGGCAGGACCAGGGCCAGGACGGCGGTCCGGGCGGCACCCAGGCCCCCCGGCCCACCCCGCCCGTCGCCCCGGGCTACACGCTCCGCAACGACCCCGAGGGCTTCCAGGTGGCGGTCCGCCAGGGCGCGCAGCGCCGCGCCAAGAACGCCCAGGGCCAGGTCCGTTACCTCGACGGCGACTACGAGCTGCTGATCGTGCCGGGCCGCGACACCACCGCCCACTTCGGTGCGGATCCCATGGCCTACCAGCTCGACAAGGAGGGCGAGCTGGCCCCGTCCCGCGCCTCGGGCTGGTCCTCGTCCTCCGGTCTGCGCCGGGTCGACGTCGGCAAGACGGCCATGGCCGAAGGCACCTTCACCTGGAGCGACTCCAGCGGCCGCAAGGTCTACGTCCGCAACCTCGCCATGATCCACAACGGCCGCTACCACCTGGTCCTGGTCATCGGCCCCGACACCGACCGCCGCGAGGTGGACCGCCGCTACGAACAGGCGACGAGCACCTACGACCCGAGGTGA